The Paracholeplasma brassicae genome contains a region encoding:
- the proS gene encoding proline--tRNA ligase has product MKQKLVETITSRDVDFAQWYTDLCLKAELMDYSDAKGFIIYRPYGYAIWENIQSFLDTRFKETGHENVYMPMVISESLFQKEKDHVDGFAPETAFMTTKNQDEQEEKLIIRPTSEVLFCQHYAKIVSSYRDLPKKYNQWCSVVRWEKTTRPFLRGKEFLWQEGHTIHRTEEEAKKETLDMLQIYENLGKDLLAIPFVTGRKTEKEKFAGAEETYAIEALMHDGKALQSGTSHYFGQGFAQAFDIKFQDQDSKIKHVYQTSWGVSTRLIGAVIMVHGDDEGLVLPPYVAPTQIIIIPIQSNKEVVQTATNQVYEDLKKAGFRVKVDDSNKSPGWKFSEYEMKGVPVRVEIGPRDLENNCVTITTRHDRNKVQIKIDELVEKMPNVLKDMHETLYQNALKHVENNTYVANTYEEFKTLIEKGGYIKMSISGEEAELIIKQDTAATARVILIDEPLITTVCPVTNKQATQTVLFARAY; this is encoded by the coding sequence ATGAAACAAAAATTAGTTGAGACAATTACATCAAGAGACGTTGACTTTGCTCAGTGGTATACGGATCTATGTTTAAAAGCTGAACTCATGGACTATTCCGATGCCAAAGGGTTTATTATTTACCGTCCTTATGGTTATGCAATTTGGGAAAACATCCAATCCTTCTTAGACACGAGATTCAAAGAAACTGGACATGAGAACGTCTACATGCCAATGGTCATCTCTGAATCACTCTTTCAAAAAGAAAAAGACCACGTGGATGGTTTCGCACCTGAAACGGCATTCATGACGACAAAAAATCAAGACGAACAAGAAGAAAAACTAATCATTAGACCAACCTCAGAAGTGTTGTTTTGTCAACACTACGCTAAAATAGTCAGTTCCTATCGAGATCTACCAAAGAAATACAATCAATGGTGTTCCGTGGTCCGTTGGGAAAAAACAACCAGACCATTTTTAAGAGGAAAGGAATTCCTATGGCAAGAAGGCCATACCATTCATAGAACCGAAGAAGAAGCCAAAAAAGAAACACTTGACATGCTTCAAATCTATGAAAACCTAGGAAAGGATTTACTCGCGATTCCATTTGTAACTGGAAGAAAGACCGAGAAAGAAAAATTTGCAGGCGCAGAAGAAACCTACGCCATCGAAGCATTAATGCACGATGGAAAGGCACTTCAATCAGGAACGTCACATTACTTTGGGCAAGGATTCGCTCAAGCATTTGACATTAAGTTCCAAGATCAAGACTCGAAAATCAAACACGTCTATCAAACCTCATGGGGAGTGTCGACACGTTTGATTGGTGCGGTAATTATGGTGCACGGGGACGATGAAGGGTTAGTATTACCACCTTACGTTGCTCCAACACAAATCATCATTATTCCAATCCAATCAAATAAAGAAGTGGTACAAACAGCTACCAATCAAGTCTATGAAGACTTGAAGAAAGCTGGATTTAGAGTAAAAGTTGATGATTCGAATAAATCACCAGGATGGAAGTTTTCTGAATATGAAATGAAGGGTGTTCCAGTCAGAGTTGAAATCGGTCCAAGAGACTTAGAAAACAACTGCGTGACCATCACCACAAGACATGACAGAAACAAAGTCCAAATAAAGATTGATGAATTGGTAGAGAAAATGCCAAATGTCCTTAAAGACATGCATGAGACGCTCTATCAAAATGCATTAAAACATGTAGAAAATAATACGTATGTGGCAAACACATACGAGGAATTTAAAACATTAATCGAAAAAGGTGGCTATATCAAGATGAGTATTTCAGGCGAAGAAGCTGAATTAATCATCAAACAAGATACAGCAGCTACCGCAAGAGTGATCTTAATCGATGAACCATTAATCACAACCGTGTGTCCTGTTACAAATAAACAAGCAACTCAAACTGTTTTATTTGCAAGGGCCTATTAA
- a CDS encoding S1-like domain-containing RNA-binding protein produces the protein MLNIGDINQLDVKRKTDIGYMLTDGKEDVFLHFNETNHKELKDGETVDAFLYFDNKARLAATLSTPVITVKQKGFVMVKEINHDLGVFVDNGISKDMLVSKDFLPYDFDKWPVKGDMLYCILRHKNRLTAKPLNKYDVDVNTEEKLSATDRIDAYVIHVGNEGYNLLSVRNHLIFVHQTQVREALRMGQKVNVRIQRVNPFDYNGSLIETKEKVMDQDAEVIFKYIKANKKIRFNSDSDPKEILETFGMSKKAFKRALGRLYSERKIMFEGDYTVLVEGDE, from the coding sequence ATGTTAAATATTGGTGATATCAATCAATTAGATGTCAAAAGAAAAACCGACATCGGTTATATGTTAACCGACGGTAAAGAAGATGTGTTTCTACACTTTAATGAAACAAATCATAAAGAATTAAAAGACGGAGAAACCGTCGATGCTTTTTTGTATTTCGATAATAAAGCAAGACTTGCAGCAACGCTGTCTACGCCTGTTATTACAGTCAAACAAAAAGGGTTTGTGATGGTAAAAGAAATCAATCATGACCTCGGTGTGTTTGTTGATAACGGGATATCAAAAGATATGCTTGTTTCCAAAGATTTCCTTCCTTATGATTTTGATAAATGGCCAGTAAAAGGCGATATGCTTTACTGTATTTTAAGACACAAAAACCGTTTGACGGCAAAACCGTTAAACAAATATGATGTTGACGTCAATACCGAAGAAAAACTAAGTGCAACCGATCGAATTGACGCTTATGTCATTCACGTGGGTAACGAAGGGTATAACCTGCTTTCTGTCCGCAATCACTTAATCTTTGTTCATCAAACCCAAGTTAGAGAAGCACTACGTATGGGCCAAAAGGTGAATGTTCGTATTCAAAGGGTAAATCCATTTGACTACAACGGATCTTTAATTGAAACCAAAGAAAAAGTCATGGATCAAGACGCAGAAGTGATTTTTAAATACATCAAAGCAAATAAAAAGATACGTTTCAATAGCGATTCCGATCCAAAGGAAATCTTAGAAACGTTTGGTATGTCAAAAAAAGCATTTAAACGTGCACTTGGCAGACTATACAGTGAAAGAAAAATTATGTTTGAAGGTGACTACACGGTGTTAGTCGAAGGTGACGAGTAA